The proteins below are encoded in one region of Micromonospora sp. DSM 45708:
- a CDS encoding DinB family protein, with translation MTLTAPALLRWQFELTWSLGEHHLERLDAADFLWEPAALCWTMRRDADDAWRPDWADVEPDPVPAPTIAWLTWHLGWWWSVAGDHLGQRPARQRDDVVWPGPGEETISWLRGLRTEWTDGLGRLTAADLARPAAFPWSADAGLTVAHLVGWVNAELMKNVAEIGQLRLLRAASGRP, from the coding sequence GTGACCCTCACCGCCCCCGCCCTGCTGCGCTGGCAGTTCGAGCTGACCTGGTCGTTGGGTGAGCACCACCTCGAAAGGCTGGACGCGGCGGACTTCCTGTGGGAGCCGGCCGCGCTCTGTTGGACGATGCGCCGCGACGCGGACGACGCGTGGCGTCCCGACTGGGCCGACGTCGAGCCGGACCCGGTCCCGGCGCCCACGATCGCGTGGCTCACGTGGCATCTCGGGTGGTGGTGGTCGGTCGCCGGGGACCACCTCGGCCAGCGGCCGGCACGGCAGCGTGACGACGTGGTGTGGCCCGGGCCGGGGGAGGAGACCATCTCCTGGCTGCGTGGCCTACGGACGGAGTGGACGGACGGGCTCGGCCGGCTGACCGCCGCCGACCTGGCGCGGCCCGCCGCGTTCCCGTGGTCGGCGGACGCCGGGCTCACGGTCGCGCACCTGGTCGGCTGGGTCAACGCCGAACTCATGAAGAACGTGGCCGAGATCGGTCAACTCCGGTTGCTGCGCGCGGCCTCCGGGCGACCCTGA
- a CDS encoding SigB/SigF/SigG family RNA polymerase sigma factor has protein sequence MTAPTTKAPAKLDPRSLTDSAANLLAAMAALPVNHPSRAALRDRAIEAWLPLANHLAHRYSGRGEPNDDLAQTAAIGLIKAIDKFDPSRGVDFAGYAIPTIIGELKRHFRDRTWDIRVPRRLQELRLAISDANSTLLQTLGRSPTVADIAAHLKVTEEEVLEGLEGARAYNAVSLSTPTGDGERATELGDLLGGEDGEFELAEMRVALGPALATLDEREQRILTLRFYGNLTQSQIAEQIGVSQMHVSRLLARALTKLRGQLDGTY, from the coding sequence ATGACCGCCCCGACGACCAAGGCACCCGCGAAGCTCGATCCCCGCTCGCTCACCGACAGCGCCGCCAACCTGCTGGCCGCGATGGCCGCGCTGCCCGTGAACCACCCCTCGCGGGCTGCCCTGCGCGACCGCGCCATCGAGGCCTGGCTCCCGCTGGCCAACCACCTCGCCCACCGCTACAGCGGCCGGGGCGAGCCGAACGACGACCTGGCGCAGACCGCCGCGATCGGGCTGATCAAGGCGATCGACAAGTTCGACCCGTCCCGCGGCGTCGACTTCGCCGGCTACGCCATCCCGACCATCATCGGTGAGCTGAAGCGCCACTTCCGCGACCGCACCTGGGACATCCGGGTGCCGCGCCGGCTCCAGGAGCTGCGCCTGGCGATCTCCGACGCCAACAGCACGCTGCTCCAGACGCTCGGCCGGTCGCCGACGGTCGCCGACATCGCCGCCCACCTCAAGGTCACCGAGGAGGAGGTGCTGGAGGGCCTGGAGGGTGCCCGCGCCTACAACGCGGTGTCGCTGTCCACCCCGACCGGTGACGGCGAGCGCGCCACCGAGCTGGGCGACCTGCTCGGCGGCGAGGACGGCGAGTTCGAACTGGCCGAGATGCGGGTCGCGCTCGGCCCGGCGTTGGCCACGCTCGACGAGCGCGAACAGCGGATCCTCACGCTGCGTTTCTACGGCAACCTGACCCAGTCGCAGATCGCCGAGCAGATCGGCGTCTCGCAGATGCACGTGTCCCGGCTGCTGGCGCGGGCGCTGACCAAGCTGCGCGGCCAGCTCGACGGAACGTACTAG
- a CDS encoding phospholipase D family protein, producing MTLRDWFLTAQERANPQSELPVWTDGNLAEPLIHGSAYFDRLVSEVEALGAGDHLFFTDWRGDPDERMRPDGPTVAQLFAQAAQRGVIVKGLIWRSHLDTLSYSEAENRDLSETIRAAGGEVLLDQRVRRGGSHHQKLVVLRHPDEPERDIAFAGGIDLCHSRRDDASHAGDPQPVGMSPRYGPTPPWHDVQLAVRGPVVGALDTTFRERWTDPMPLDSENPLAYLRDRLRGSDLTPDPLPAQPADPPPRGPHHVQVLRTYPAVRPRYSFAPDGERTVARGYTKAVRRARRLIYLEDQYLWSTEVAELFAQALREHPELHLVAVVPRHPDVDGRLALPPNMVGREQALSLCHRAAPERVHVFDVENHEGTPVYVHAKVCVVDDVWASVGSDNFNRRSWTHDSELSCAVLDDTRDERAPADPAGLGDGARAFARDLRLRLWREHLDRDPDGAQDDDLLDPADAVAAITAAADALDRWHDGGRVGPRPPGRLRPHRPERLPWRTRIWALPAYRLVYDPDGRPLRARRAGTW from the coding sequence GTGACCCTGCGGGACTGGTTCCTCACCGCACAGGAACGCGCCAACCCACAGTCTGAGTTACCCGTCTGGACGGATGGAAACCTCGCCGAGCCGCTGATTCACGGATCCGCGTACTTTGACCGGCTGGTCAGCGAGGTGGAGGCGCTGGGCGCCGGCGACCACCTGTTCTTCACCGACTGGCGGGGCGACCCGGACGAGCGGATGCGCCCCGACGGGCCGACCGTGGCCCAACTGTTCGCGCAGGCCGCCCAGCGCGGAGTGATCGTCAAGGGGCTGATCTGGCGCTCCCACCTCGACACGCTCTCCTACAGCGAGGCGGAGAACCGCGACCTCAGCGAGACGATCCGCGCGGCCGGCGGCGAGGTGCTGCTCGACCAGCGGGTCCGCCGCGGCGGCTCGCACCACCAGAAGCTGGTGGTGCTGCGCCACCCGGACGAGCCGGAACGCGACATCGCGTTCGCCGGCGGCATCGACCTGTGCCACAGCCGGCGCGACGACGCCTCGCACGCCGGCGACCCGCAGCCGGTGGGCATGTCCCCCCGGTACGGTCCCACCCCGCCCTGGCACGACGTGCAGCTCGCGGTGCGCGGCCCGGTGGTCGGCGCGTTGGACACCACGTTCCGCGAGCGGTGGACCGACCCGATGCCGCTGGACTCGGAGAACCCGCTCGCCTACCTGCGGGACCGGCTGCGCGGCTCGGACCTCACCCCGGATCCGCTGCCCGCGCAGCCCGCCGACCCGCCGCCCCGTGGCCCGCACCACGTGCAGGTGCTGCGCACCTATCCGGCGGTCCGCCCGCGCTACTCCTTCGCCCCGGACGGCGAGCGCACCGTGGCCCGCGGCTACACCAAGGCGGTCCGCCGGGCCCGCCGGCTGATCTACCTGGAGGACCAGTACCTCTGGTCCACCGAGGTGGCCGAGCTGTTCGCCCAGGCGCTGCGCGAGCACCCGGAGCTGCACCTGGTCGCGGTGGTGCCCCGCCATCCCGACGTGGACGGCCGGCTGGCGCTGCCGCCGAACATGGTGGGCCGGGAGCAGGCGCTCTCGCTCTGCCACCGGGCCGCCCCGGAGCGGGTGCACGTCTTCGACGTGGAGAACCACGAGGGCACCCCGGTCTACGTGCACGCCAAGGTGTGCGTGGTGGACGACGTCTGGGCCAGCGTCGGCAGCGACAACTTCAACCGCCGCTCCTGGACCCACGACAGCGAGCTGTCCTGCGCCGTGCTCGACGACACCCGCGACGAGCGGGCGCCCGCCGACCCGGCCGGCCTCGGCGACGGCGCCCGGGCCTTCGCCCGGGACCTGCGGCTGCGGCTGTGGCGCGAGCACCTGGACCGGGACCCGGACGGGGCGCAGGACGACGACCTGCTGGACCCGGCGGACGCGGTGGCGGCGATCACCGCGGCGGCGGACGCGCTGGACCGCTGGCACGACGGGGGCCGCGTCGGTCCCCGCCCGCCCGGCCGGTTGCGTCCGCACCGCCCCGAGCGACTGCCCTGGCGTACGCGGATCTGGGCGCTGCCCGCGTACCGGCTGGTCTACGACCCGGACGGCAGGCCGCTGCGGGCCCGACGCGCCGGCACCTGGTGA
- a CDS encoding HAD family hydrolase, which yields MTLPLPAGDFRAYLFDCDGTIVDSMPVHHRAWCAALAEWGCEFPEDLFYAWGGRPVVDIVVDLNRRHGLAMPVEAVARRREDLFQELLPGVSAVPEVLAHIEDAHGRLPFAVVSGSTRESVTASLTTLGLLDRFDTMVCAEDCARPKPDPEGYLLAARRLGVEPAACLVFEDTDLGVAAATAAGMASVRVPHPRERSAAR from the coding sequence GTGACCCTTCCGCTGCCGGCCGGCGACTTCCGCGCGTACCTGTTCGACTGCGACGGCACGATCGTCGACTCGATGCCGGTGCACCACCGGGCCTGGTGCGCGGCGCTGGCCGAGTGGGGCTGCGAGTTCCCGGAGGACCTCTTCTACGCCTGGGGCGGCCGGCCGGTCGTCGACATCGTCGTCGACCTGAACCGGCGGCACGGCCTGGCGATGCCGGTCGAGGCGGTGGCCCGCCGCCGGGAGGACCTGTTCCAGGAGCTGCTGCCCGGGGTGAGCGCCGTGCCCGAGGTGCTGGCGCACATCGAGGACGCGCACGGGCGGCTGCCGTTCGCGGTCGTCTCCGGCAGCACCCGGGAGTCGGTGACCGCGTCGCTGACCACGCTGGGCCTGCTCGACCGGTTCGACACAATGGTCTGCGCCGAGGACTGCGCGCGGCCCAAGCCCGACCCGGAGGGTTACCTGCTGGCCGCCCGACGGCTCGGCGTCGAACCGGCCGCCTGTCTCGTCTTCGAGGACACCGACCTCGGCGTGGCGGCGGCGACGGCGGCCGGCATGGCGTCGGTCCGGGTGCCCCACCCCCGGGAGCGGTCGGCCGCCCGGTGA
- a CDS encoding GNAT family N-acetyltransferase codes for MTDQRSITIRPGGPADAPTVLRLFDSAIAWLVERGRPEQWGVDPVSTDTRHIARADAYARGGGLHLAEIDGAVVGALVVGDATEHVPPATEPELYVNLLVTDRAHAGRGVGARLLAYAAELARERGLGLLRVDCFRSADRALVRFYEGCGFTATDPFTVQRPGRAPWPGQVLARRLD; via the coding sequence ATGACCGACCAGCGGAGCATCACCATCCGGCCGGGCGGCCCGGCGGACGCGCCCACCGTGCTGCGGCTGTTCGACAGCGCCATCGCGTGGCTGGTCGAACGCGGCCGGCCCGAGCAGTGGGGCGTCGACCCGGTCTCGACCGACACGCGCCACATCGCCCGGGCCGACGCCTACGCTCGCGGCGGCGGCCTGCACCTCGCCGAGATCGACGGCGCGGTCGTCGGCGCGCTGGTGGTCGGCGACGCGACCGAGCACGTGCCGCCGGCCACCGAGCCGGAGCTGTACGTCAACCTGCTCGTCACCGACCGGGCGCACGCGGGCCGGGGGGTCGGCGCGCGGCTGCTGGCGTACGCGGCGGAGCTGGCCCGCGAACGCGGGCTGGGCCTGCTGCGGGTGGACTGCTTCCGGAGCGCGGACCGGGCGCTGGTGCGCTTCTACGAGGGCTGCGGCTTCACCGCCACCGACCCGTTCACCGTGCAGCGGCCGGGCCGGGCGCCGTGGCCGGGGCAGGTGCTGGCCCGCCGGCTCGACTGA
- a CDS encoding ATP-dependent RNA helicase translates to MLADVPLDLPVRPVLPALVEALRAAGAGVLVAPPGTGKTTTAPLAVADAVAGRVVIAQPRRVAARAAAHRMAALLGERVGDRIGYAVRGERRSGPRTRVEVVTTGLLVRRLHHDPELPGVDAVLLDECHERHLDADLALAFSVQARATLRPDLWLLAMSATPQADRFAALLGGGAPAPVVRAEAALHPVDRVWAPPPRPIAPPGAGRVDPALLDHVAATVRRALRERAGDVLVFLPGAGEIAAVAGRLADLRDTVAVLPLHGRLSGAAQDAALAPGPGAAGPGPVRRRVVLATAVAESSLTVPGVRVVVDAGLSRVPRTDLARGLGALVTVPVSRAAATQRAGRAGREAPGAVYRCWSQATHARLAPQPEPEIATADLTGFALELAAWGTPDGTGLALPDAPPPAALAVARETLATLGAVDTDGRITPRGRAIASVGAHPRLARALLDGARRVGADRAAEVMAVLAEEASGSAGDDLPARWRRLRAGTDPAATARWRAEVRRLRAALPARTADGRPAPGATTGRPPHRPAGDTDGRPEQSGGKAGERPEQPGGRTGGRPDRLPDDLAAGLLAGLAYPERLARVRRAGGSAYLMAGGTAAELAAGSGLAGSTWLAVAVADRSPGAPAARVRLAAPVDEATAREAGAALLRDGREVAWSGGEVVAREVVRLGAIELVDRPLAAPEPELVAAAVLDGLRQEGPGLLRWTPEATALRHRLAFCRQALGDDWPDVSDAALLAAAPAWLGPELARARRRADLARIDVATALRRLLDWRAAARLDELAPERLPVPSGSRIRVDYTDPAAPVLAVKLQETFGWRDAPRIADGRVPVLLHLLSPAGRPVAVTADLASFWRSGYPQVRAELRGRYPRHPWPEDPTTAEPTRRASPRRR, encoded by the coding sequence GTGCTCGCCGATGTTCCCCTCGACCTGCCGGTCCGACCGGTGCTGCCGGCGCTCGTCGAGGCGCTGCGCGCGGCGGGCGCCGGGGTGCTGGTGGCGCCGCCGGGCACCGGCAAGACCACGACAGCGCCGCTGGCGGTCGCCGACGCGGTCGCCGGGCGGGTGGTGATCGCCCAGCCCCGGCGGGTGGCCGCCCGCGCCGCCGCGCACCGGATGGCCGCCCTGCTCGGCGAGCGGGTCGGTGACCGCATCGGGTACGCGGTGCGGGGCGAGCGCCGGAGCGGGCCACGTACCCGGGTCGAGGTGGTCACCACCGGCCTGCTGGTACGCCGGCTGCACCACGACCCGGAGCTGCCCGGAGTGGACGCGGTCCTGCTCGACGAGTGCCACGAGCGGCACCTCGACGCCGACCTGGCGTTGGCGTTCAGCGTCCAGGCCCGGGCCACCCTGCGCCCGGACCTCTGGCTGCTGGCGATGTCGGCGACCCCGCAGGCGGACCGGTTCGCCGCGCTGCTCGGCGGCGGCGCGCCCGCCCCGGTCGTCCGTGCCGAGGCCGCCCTGCATCCCGTCGACCGGGTGTGGGCGCCGCCGCCGCGCCCGATCGCCCCGCCCGGCGCCGGCCGGGTGGACCCGGCCCTGCTGGACCACGTCGCCGCCACGGTGCGTCGGGCGCTGCGCGAGCGGGCCGGCGACGTGCTGGTCTTCCTGCCCGGGGCGGGCGAGATAGCGGCCGTCGCCGGGCGACTGGCCGACCTGCGCGACACGGTCGCCGTGCTGCCGCTGCACGGCCGGCTGTCCGGTGCCGCCCAGGACGCGGCGCTGGCTCCCGGCCCGGGAGCGGCCGGCCCGGGACCCGTCCGTCGGCGGGTCGTGCTGGCCACCGCCGTGGCGGAGAGCAGCCTGACCGTGCCGGGGGTACGGGTGGTGGTGGACGCCGGGCTGAGCCGGGTGCCGCGCACCGACCTGGCCCGCGGGCTGGGTGCCCTGGTCACCGTGCCGGTGTCCCGGGCGGCGGCCACCCAGCGGGCCGGCCGGGCCGGGCGGGAGGCGCCGGGCGCGGTCTACCGCTGCTGGTCGCAGGCGACCCACGCCCGGCTCGCCCCGCAGCCCGAACCGGAGATCGCCACCGCCGACCTGACCGGGTTCGCGCTGGAGCTGGCCGCCTGGGGCACGCCGGACGGCACCGGCCTGGCCCTGCCCGACGCACCGCCGCCGGCCGCGCTGGCGGTGGCCCGGGAAACCCTGGCCACGCTCGGCGCGGTCGACACCGACGGCCGGATCACGCCCCGGGGCCGGGCGATCGCGTCGGTCGGCGCCCATCCCCGGCTGGCCCGGGCGCTGCTCGACGGCGCGCGGCGGGTGGGCGCCGACCGCGCGGCCGAGGTGATGGCGGTGCTCGCCGAGGAGGCGTCGGGCAGCGCCGGGGACGACCTGCCGGCCCGGTGGCGCCGGCTGCGCGCCGGCACCGACCCGGCCGCCACCGCCCGGTGGCGGGCCGAGGTACGCCGGCTGCGCGCCGCGCTGCCCGCCCGCACCGCCGACGGCCGGCCGGCACCCGGGGCGACGACCGGCCGACCACCGCACCGGCCCGCCGGCGACACCGACGGCCGACCGGAACAGTCCGGCGGGAAAGCCGGCGAACGCCCGGAACAGCCCGGAGGGAGAACCGGCGGCCGGCCGGACCGCCTGCCCGACGATCTGGCCGCCGGGCTGCTGGCCGGCCTGGCGTACCCGGAACGGCTGGCCCGGGTGCGGCGGGCCGGCGGGTCCGCGTACCTGATGGCCGGTGGGACCGCCGCGGAGCTGGCGGCCGGGTCGGGGCTGGCCGGGTCGACGTGGCTGGCCGTCGCGGTCGCCGACCGCTCCCCCGGCGCGCCGGCCGCCCGGGTCCGGCTGGCCGCGCCGGTCGACGAGGCGACCGCGCGCGAGGCCGGCGCGGCGCTGCTGCGCGACGGTCGGGAGGTCGCCTGGTCCGGCGGCGAGGTGGTGGCCCGCGAGGTGGTCCGCCTCGGCGCGATCGAGCTGGTCGACCGCCCGCTCGCCGCGCCCGAGCCGGAACTGGTCGCGGCGGCGGTGCTGGACGGGCTGCGGCAGGAGGGTCCGGGGCTGCTGCGCTGGACGCCCGAGGCGACCGCGCTGCGCCACCGGTTGGCCTTCTGCCGACAGGCGCTCGGCGACGACTGGCCGGACGTGTCGGACGCCGCGTTGCTCGCCGCCGCGCCCGCCTGGCTCGGACCGGAGCTGGCCCGGGCCCGCCGCCGGGCCGACCTGGCCCGGATCGACGTGGCCACGGCGCTGCGCCGGCTGCTCGACTGGCGGGCGGCGGCCCGGCTGGACGAGCTGGCGCCGGAGCGGCTGCCGGTGCCGAGCGGCTCGCGGATCCGGGTGGACTACACCGACCCGGCGGCCCCGGTGCTCGCGGTCAAGCTCCAGGAGACGTTCGGCTGGCGGGACGCGCCGCGGATCGCCGACGGGCGGGTGCCGGTGCTGCTGCACCTGCTCTCCCCGGCCGGGCGGCCGGTGGCGGTCACCGCGGACCTGGCGTCGTTCTGGCGGAGCGGCTATCCGCAGGTGCGGGCGGAGCTGCGCGGGCGCTACCCGCGACACCCGTGGCCGGAGGACCCGACGACGGCCGAGCCGACCCGCCGGGCCAGCCCGCGCCGGCGCTGA
- a CDS encoding glycoside hydrolase family 9 protein, with the protein MTRSRRRLVALTAAAALALTGATAGPALAEVPPDAPEQLRNGDFSAGVSPWFSYGTGELGVTDGRLCTTVAAGTANPWDAGIGQDAVPLISGAEYELSFDVSATPGAALKAVLQLGSAPYTTYASVDATATGTAKHVTTTFTAPADNAGAQLIFQVGGSAQAQTFCLDNVSLRGGEAAPPYEPDTGPRVRVNQVGYLPGGPKHATVVTDATEALPWQLTSAAGSVVASGETTPRGVDEASAQRVQTVDFSAYRTPGTGYRLTVDGETSHPFDISGTLYDRLRADSLQFFYAQRSGIAIDGDLIGDEYARPAGHLDVAPNKGDTDVPCQPGVCDYKLDVRGGWYDAGDHGKYVVNGGIATYQLLNAFERTKTAETADGGAALGDATLRVPERGNDVPDVLDEARWELDFLLRMQVPAGKPLAGMVHHKIHDQNWTGLPLAPQDDPQPRELHPPSTAATLNLAAVAAQCARLFAPYDAAFAARCGTAAKTAYAAAKAHPAIYASASDGTGGGAYEDNNVSDEFYWAAVELWLTTGDKAYLADVTGSPLHTADVFTPNGAFGWQSVAALGRLDLATVPNTLPAAEKTRIRASVTTAADRYLAALRDQAYGLPLPGTADAYVWGSNSNMVNNAIVLATAFDLSRDAKYRDGAVQSADYLFGRNALNMSYVTGWGEQNAHNQHSRIFAHQLNPDLPNPPAGSLAGGPNAALQDPYAANLLAGCAPTLCYVDDINSYSTNEVAINWNSALAWLASFLADQGDAAAVPAPTCAVTYTTHGSWPSGFTTQVTVRNTGTSAVNGWSLRWAFTGDQKVSQSWSAQVTQTGATVTAKNLAWNAKLAPGASTTFGLNGTSSGAPNPDPTLITLNGKACTLS; encoded by the coding sequence GTGACCCGATCCCGTCGTCGGCTGGTCGCGCTCACCGCGGCCGCCGCGTTGGCCCTCACCGGCGCCACCGCCGGCCCGGCCCTTGCCGAAGTACCCCCGGACGCCCCCGAACAGCTCCGCAACGGCGACTTCAGCGCCGGTGTCTCCCCCTGGTTCTCCTACGGCACCGGCGAGCTGGGGGTCACCGACGGCCGCCTCTGCACCACGGTCGCCGCCGGCACGGCCAACCCGTGGGACGCCGGCATCGGCCAGGACGCGGTGCCGCTGATCTCCGGCGCCGAGTACGAACTCTCCTTCGACGTCTCCGCCACCCCCGGCGCGGCGCTCAAGGCGGTGCTCCAGCTCGGCAGCGCGCCCTACACCACGTACGCCAGCGTCGACGCCACCGCCACCGGCACCGCGAAGCACGTCACCACCACGTTCACCGCGCCGGCCGACAACGCCGGCGCCCAGCTCATCTTCCAGGTCGGCGGCAGCGCCCAGGCGCAGACGTTCTGCCTCGACAACGTGTCGCTGCGCGGCGGCGAGGCGGCCCCGCCGTACGAGCCGGACACCGGCCCCCGGGTCCGGGTCAACCAGGTCGGCTACCTGCCCGGCGGCCCGAAGCACGCCACCGTGGTCACCGACGCCACCGAGGCGCTGCCCTGGCAGTTGACGTCGGCCGCCGGGTCCGTGGTGGCCAGCGGCGAGACCACGCCGCGCGGCGTGGACGAGGCGTCGGCGCAGCGCGTGCAGACCGTCGACTTCTCCGCGTACCGCACGCCCGGCACCGGCTACCGGCTGACCGTCGACGGGGAGACCAGCCACCCGTTCGACATCTCCGGCACGCTCTACGACCGGCTGCGCGCCGACTCGCTCCAGTTCTTCTACGCCCAGCGCAGCGGCATCGCGATCGACGGCGACCTGATCGGTGACGAGTACGCCCGTCCCGCCGGCCACCTCGACGTCGCCCCCAACAAGGGCGACACCGACGTGCCCTGCCAGCCCGGCGTCTGCGACTACAAGCTGGACGTGCGCGGCGGCTGGTACGACGCCGGCGACCACGGCAAGTACGTGGTCAACGGCGGCATCGCCACCTACCAGCTGCTCAACGCGTTCGAGCGCACCAAGACCGCGGAGACCGCCGACGGCGGCGCGGCGCTCGGCGACGCCACGCTCCGGGTGCCCGAGCGCGGCAACGACGTGCCGGACGTGCTCGACGAGGCCCGTTGGGAGCTGGACTTCCTGCTGCGCATGCAGGTGCCGGCCGGCAAGCCGCTGGCCGGAATGGTCCACCACAAGATCCACGACCAGAACTGGACCGGCCTTCCGCTCGCCCCGCAGGACGACCCGCAGCCGCGCGAGCTGCACCCGCCGTCCACCGCGGCCACGCTCAACCTGGCCGCCGTCGCCGCCCAGTGCGCCCGGCTGTTCGCCCCGTACGACGCCGCGTTCGCGGCCCGCTGCGGCACGGCCGCGAAGACCGCGTACGCGGCGGCCAAGGCGCACCCGGCGATCTACGCCTCGGCCAGCGACGGCACCGGCGGCGGCGCGTACGAGGACAACAACGTCAGCGACGAGTTCTACTGGGCGGCGGTCGAGCTGTGGCTGACCACCGGCGACAAGGCGTACCTGGCCGACGTCACCGGCTCGCCGCTGCACACCGCCGACGTGTTCACCCCGAACGGCGCGTTCGGCTGGCAGAGCGTGGCCGCGCTGGGCCGGCTCGACCTGGCCACCGTGCCGAACACGCTCCCGGCAGCCGAGAAGACCCGGATCCGCGCCTCGGTGACCACCGCCGCCGACCGCTACCTGGCGGCGCTCCGCGACCAGGCGTACGGGCTGCCACTGCCCGGCACCGCCGACGCGTACGTCTGGGGCAGCAACAGCAACATGGTGAACAACGCCATCGTGCTGGCGACCGCGTTCGACCTGAGCCGGGACGCGAAGTACCGGGACGGCGCGGTGCAGAGCGCCGACTACCTGTTCGGCCGCAACGCGCTGAACATGTCCTACGTGACCGGTTGGGGCGAGCAGAACGCCCACAACCAGCACAGCCGGATCTTCGCCCACCAGTTGAACCCGGACCTGCCGAACCCGCCGGCCGGCTCGCTCGCCGGCGGCCCGAACGCCGCGCTCCAGGACCCGTACGCCGCGAACCTGCTCGCCGGCTGCGCGCCGACGCTCTGCTACGTCGACGACATCAACTCGTACTCGACCAACGAGGTGGCGATCAACTGGAACTCGGCGCTGGCCTGGCTCGCCTCGTTCCTGGCCGACCAGGGTGACGCGGCGGCGGTGCCGGCGCCCACCTGCGCGGTCACGTACACCACCCACGGGAGTTGGCCGTCCGGCTTCACCACCCAGGTGACGGTGCGCAACACCGGCACGTCGGCGGTGAACGGGTGGAGCCTGCGGTGGGCCTTCACCGGCGACCAGAAGGTGAGCCAGTCCTGGTCGGCGCAGGTCACCCAGACCGGCGCCACGGTGACGGCGAAGAACCTGGCGTGGAACGCCAAACTGGCACCGGGCGCGTCCACCACGTTCGGCCTGAACGGCACCTCCTCGGGTGCCCCCAACCCCGATCCCACCCTGATCACCCTGAACGGGAAGGCCTGCACGCTCTCCTGA
- a CDS encoding UBP-type zinc finger domain-containing protein yields the protein MSCEHLTGAGDAEPATTTECPDCVAIGNRDWVHLRACLSCGHVGCCDSSPYQHATKHFQSTGHPVMRSIEPGESWRWCFEDEEIG from the coding sequence ATGAGTTGCGAGCACCTGACCGGGGCGGGCGACGCCGAGCCGGCCACCACCACCGAGTGCCCCGACTGCGTGGCGATCGGCAACCGGGACTGGGTCCACCTGCGCGCCTGCCTGAGCTGCGGGCACGTGGGCTGCTGCGACTCGTCGCCGTACCAGCACGCCACGAAGCACTTCCAGTCCACCGGGCACCCGGTGATGCGCTCGATCGAGCCGGGGGAGTCGTGGCGCTGGTGCTTCGAGGACGAGGAGATCGGCTGA
- a CDS encoding PP2C family protein-serine/threonine phosphatase, with protein sequence MTLKLRSVGASDRGLIRSGNQDAQHAGPWLVAVADGMGGMAAGDLASRIAIDAIAPLDVETPEDALVAALQGAIERATAGIRAAVEEDPERQGMGTTLTALLFARTGSCLALAHVGDSRAYLFRAGVLKQVTRDDTFVQMLVDQGLITPDQASSHPRRAVVTQALQGDQVSPAYATMVPRAGDRWLLCSDGLSNVVRADTLTEVLGEGLDRDACAARLIDLALRAGGPDNITVVIADVVEE encoded by the coding sequence ATGACCCTGAAGCTTCGTTCCGTCGGAGCGAGCGACCGTGGGCTGATCCGCAGCGGCAACCAGGACGCCCAGCACGCGGGTCCCTGGCTGGTCGCGGTCGCCGACGGCATGGGCGGCATGGCGGCCGGCGACCTGGCCAGCCGCATCGCGATCGACGCGATCGCCCCGCTGGACGTGGAAACCCCGGAGGACGCGCTGGTCGCCGCGCTCCAGGGCGCCATCGAGCGGGCCACCGCGGGCATCCGCGCGGCGGTCGAGGAGGACCCGGAACGCCAGGGCATGGGCACCACGCTGACCGCGCTGCTGTTCGCCCGCACCGGGAGCTGCCTGGCGTTGGCGCACGTCGGCGACTCCCGGGCCTACCTGTTCCGCGCCGGCGTGCTCAAGCAGGTCACCCGCGACGACACGTTCGTGCAGATGCTCGTCGACCAGGGGCTGATCACCCCCGACCAGGCGAGCAGCCACCCCCGCCGCGCCGTGGTGACCCAGGCGTTGCAGGGCGACCAGGTCTCCCCGGCGTACGCGACCATGGTGCCCCGGGCCGGTGACCGCTGGCTGCTGTGCAGCGACGGCCTCTCCAACGTGGTCCGCGCCGACACGCTCACCGAGGTGCTGGGCGAGGGCCTGGACCGGGACGCCTGCGCGGCCCGTCTCATCGACCTCGCACTGCGCGCCGGCGGCCCGGACAACATCACCGTGGTGATCGCCGACGTTGTCGAGGAGTGA
- a CDS encoding DMT family transporter: MAYLLLALAIAAEVVGTSLLKASDGFTRLWPTVGLVVCYLTAFGLLALVVRDVPVGVAYAIWSGLGTAAIMAVGAAFLGEPLSVTKVVGAGLVIAGVVVLNLGGAH, from the coding sequence ATGGCGTACCTGCTCCTGGCCCTCGCGATCGCCGCCGAGGTGGTCGGCACCAGCCTGCTCAAGGCGAGCGACGGGTTCACCCGGCTCTGGCCCACGGTCGGCCTGGTGGTGTGCTACCTGACCGCGTTCGGGCTGCTCGCCCTCGTGGTCCGGGACGTCCCGGTCGGCGTGGCGTACGCGATCTGGTCCGGGCTGGGCACCGCCGCCATCATGGCGGTCGGCGCGGCGTTCCTGGGTGAGCCGCTGAGCGTGACCAAGGTCGTCGGGGCCGGCCTGGTCATCGCCGGCGTGGTGGTGCTCAACCTCGGCGGCGCCCACTGA